The genomic region AATTGATCGATGAGAGCTCTTGGATACAGGTACTGGATATTCATCTGAATTCCTGTTCGATCAGCTATCCGAAGATTCAGCCATCGGGCCATCCCTCGGCTTTGAACCAGAATCGTATCCGTTGCTAATAGTGATCGATTGGAACTTGCAAGCTGACGGATTAGTGCATCGGCAAGGTTTTCCAATCGATTGGATAGGAATAATTGAATGTCAGCTTGCTTGGATTCCATCTAATAAAACGCTCAATCTAACGCGAGTACCAGTCTTGGTATTTCCTGATGGATGAGAACGTTAAAATTTACTATTAATACTTGCGGATGGGGGAATTGTTTTCATCTACGAATTTTCGGCCCTGTTAATCATTAGTAAATAAAGTTTTTGTGGGCGTTGAACGGCTTGTCGGTATGCTAGGACTGTGGTTTTTAAGTATTTATCTCAACTCAAACAATCATTTTTGAAAGAGAATCTATGATCACAATAAACGCCTCTGAAATAATAAGTCTCGCCGAATTTGAACAGTTTCTTGAAGAAGTCTGTGTCGGTGAAATGGAAATCGTTGAAGAACTTGTAGGAGATTTAAAACGAGAAGGACAAGAGCTGGTTGATACCATCCTCAGCTCCTTCAAAAATGAAGATCTTCCCTTGCTGCAGCGTGCGGCTCACACCTTGAAATCGTCCACGAAAATATTCGGAGGTGTGCAAATAAGTAATCAGTCTGCTGAAATAGAATTTCTGGCCAATCCAGCAGCGCCCGGTGATTTTGGAACGGTATCAAATGCGGTTAGTCAGATTCAGGAAAACTTTAATATTTTTCTGTTTCACCTGAATGCGACTGTTGCTTCCAAAAAGAACTGAGTTTTTCGAGCTCTTCAATAAATCGTGAGTAGGTAATTTTCGTTACTTATCCTCTTTTTTATCTTTCGAACCACCGAACAGACCGCCCAGTTTTTCGAGCGCATTGCCTCCTGATTCTCCAACATTTTTAAGGAGATCGCCTCCACCTTTCAGAATGACGTCTGGATTCTTTGCAATGGCTGCGATGACCTGAGAAGTTACCTCAGTCAATAAAACGCTTATCACCTCAGCACCAGTGATTCCTTCTTCACCTTCTCCCAGACCGTTAATTTCAATGGTTGGAATAGTTATGCTGATGGGTTTGGTACCCAAGCCGACACCTACTTTGGCATCCTTAAGAATAAATCGTTTGATTTCCAGTTTCTTACCTCCTGAAGCTTCCTCCTCTGCTTCTTCTGGGGATCCGGCAAACGCCTGAACATTATCCAGGATTTGCTTTAAATTGCTCGATCCAAGTTTTTGTTCAAATTGGATATCAGGTCCGATAATGAGGATCTCCTCTATGACAATCTTATCACTCAAAACCGACATCGGCTTGAGATCCAGCGCCAGGTGTTCCGCATAAAATGCGTGTTCTCCGCTAAAGCCTTCTGGATTGTGGATTTTAAGACCTTCCAAACCACCTGCTCCTGAAAGGAAAGAAATATTAACTTTTTTCAGTTCAATGTCCACTTGGGCTATTTCAGGTCCCAATCTGACTACTGCTGTCTGAATTATTTTCCCTGCTGACTTAGCCAATACAAACATGCCAATACCTACTATGATGACTAAAACTGCTATGATTCCTAATAATTTTTTCATGAGATTATTTGCATGGATTGAAGTGACTTTACTGACGTTTGGATTAATCCTCCCGTACTAGGAAATGAAAATTCTATGATTGTGGGCTCTCTTGTAAATCTCAACCTTAGAGAAATCACCTTTTTAAAGCTTAATCTAAAAAGTGTTTCGATTATCTAAAATTGTTTCGAGAAACGCGGTTGGGGAAAGAGGAGGATCTTCAGCAAGGGCTTGATGAAAAATCACTGTGGACGGAGTTAAGCCTGGAATGGAATTCGCCTCAATCACGAGAATATCCCCTGAATCGATTTGCAGAAATGCATCTATCCGCGCAAATCCATTGATTCCGAGTTTCTCAACCACGAATTCAATTTTGTTTTGAGCCTTTTGCCATGCTTCCTGTGATACCCATGGAGAAGGTGGCGGCGTAATATTTACACCGGTTCCACCTTGGAATTTTTCTTCTAATGACAGAATCTCTCCGCTGGCCACTGTGATGCTTGGTTTGAGTGCCCGCATTTCACCTCGTCGACCGATAACTCCCACAGTCACCTCAACCCAACCAGAGTTTTTCTCCCAATTGAGTTCGTTTCCTTTGATGACGGGTTTGTCGCTGTTGATGAAACTTTCAAAAAGCAAAAATGCAGGCGGACTTTGAGGTAGCTCAACGAGGGATTTAACAAAACTCAATTCACCTGGAATTATTCGAGGTCTACCACTTTTCAACAAATTGAGATAAAGTTGAAGGTCGTTCTCATTGGCGAGTCGAACGATTCCAGATGAGCAACCATCGGATAGTGGCTTAACTATCAAGGTAGGTGTTTTGAGTTCTTTCGTCAGGCTTTCCCACAGGAACTTTAGTTTATCCGATGAAAGTTGCTGAAGAATTTTGGTATCGAGCTTCTTCTTGGCCGCGATAAATATTCCGTGTTTTCCGTAGCTTTTCAGGGCTTTTCCGGTTTCGTATTTATCCATACACAGTTTCGCTGAAGCTGATAAGGATCCGGTAAATGGAACGCCTGACTTGCTTAAGGTGGATTGAAGTTCTCCATTTTCGCCTATGCCGCCATGGATCGCCAAGAAGACGGTTGTATTATCCTGGATGAAATCTTCCAGAGTCATGCAGTTGGGCATGATCAGTGGCTGAAGTTCAAAATCTGAATCCACAGTCAAACGACTTTCGATGTCCGTGCGATACATATCCAGGCGTTCCTTTTCTTCTAGGATCTGGTGGCAAGCTGCCCCAACTTCTTCAACCGTATGTCGCAAGGTGGCTGCATAAGGGAGTTTCCATATGAATCCATCACTATCGAGCAAGTAAGGCACCGGAGAGAAGCGATCGGATTTTCGCAGTTTCAACCAAACATTGGTGCCACTCATTAGCGACACTTGCCTTTCAGAGCTATCACCTCCGAATAGAATACGAATCGGTTCTTTGTCGGCAAAAGTATCCTCTTCCGGTGGAGGCGGACAGGGAAGTCCTCTTCGTGCACAAGCACCATGCACAATGAAATGAAGGATCTCTGAATGAGTCCAACCCAGGTAAGCTGCTTGTAGAAAAAAGAAACTGTTTTGCTCCAATCCGCTCGCCAGGTTGATGTCGGAATACCAGATGCTTCCATCATCAAGCAGCCATCCATCCATTCGCACCACATCTTTTAAATCCAATGCTGTGAATATTGATTCAGCTTGTTTCTGAATGTCCGTTATGGATTCGTCGGGAAACCTCGGCGGCATGTGGTAGGCCACCTGTCGGGTTGGGAGGTATTTTAATCGATAATCAAAAAGTGATTGGGATGAA from Verrucomicrobiota bacterium harbors:
- a CDS encoding Hpt domain-containing protein, with the translated sequence MITINASEIISLAEFEQFLEEVCVGEMEIVEELVGDLKREGQELVDTILSSFKNEDLPLLQRAAHTLKSSTKIFGGVQISNQSAEIEFLANPAAPGDFGTVSNAVSQIQENFNIFLFHLNATVASKKN